The genomic DNA cccccccctccttccccccTCTCCTTTGTTCCCTTCCCCCTTCTTCTCTTCATTTccttctccccctcccctcctttctCTCCCCGCCTTccctcttctttttgtttttactcttttCCTCCCCCCTTTCTTTCGTATGCATATAGCTTCAATAAATCGTTACACATGGAACAATAATAGAGCTCTCAGAGCACAATGGACTCGTGTGTTGATGATAAATCATACACTCTGCCTGACGTACTCTGATCGTTCTGTCCGGATCAAGCAGTTTCAGTACAGATAAGTGTCTTGAGCAGTCATGCATTCACAGCACGAAGATGTCTTACGGGTTAGTAGACTGAGGGGCAGCAAACTTGTATTATGGCTCACTCCACATAGGTACTAACCATCTGACAGTACATCTAGTTAGACTGTAGTAGGAGTTAGTTAATAGTGGATATATTGTTGTTGAACTCAATATCTCTCTTGTCTTAAGACTGGTCTCAAGACCACTTTTTAAAGGTCTCCACACTTTACTTTTATTCTTGTCTTGGTTTTGCATAAAAGAACTGGATTTTATTTGAAGACAGTATAGACCGCAACTTCAGGGATATCCCtaagttgttttgtttaattgtatGTGTTAAGATCATTactatgattggtttaaaactTACTGATTCAATAGCACCAATGCTTGACTCATTTCTAATTAAATGTGTTACTGTTcgtccctctcctccccctcttacactctggtcttggtgataCTTGAGTCGTTTAGGTCATCTTGACTGCAACACTgagttatgtgtgtgtacttgtgtactTCTTAGCACCAGAcacattgctttgttttgttcctTATAGACACTCTTTTGCTCTCCCGCTCCGAGTAACGTTATGAGTGCCAAAGTGAACATGGAGGCTCCACCAAAAGAACCCGATCACACACTTTGGACCCGTCCTCATCGCCTCCCCGCGAGGACGTCCTTATCTGTGAGAGTGATGGTATGGCCAAGAAGGCTCGGCCCCAACCCCACACCACTACAGCTTTCCCCCTACCAGGTGAGCACAGATCTGAGGGGAGCAGTTTGCTGCCATGGGTTTACAGAGCCCATCCTTTAATTTCGGGATGCAATTTCAAGCTACTGTGTCAAAGTACACTGTTAGGGACCCTGATCTTTTTTTGAGGATCAATTCAAAGAGGTAGAAGATCAGAGTGCCTTGGTAGCTGAACCTTAACGGTATGttcaatatttacattttatttgttgatGTAAAAATGCAATATCTAAAAGGAGATACTTGGACCGGATGGTCTCTTGGCTCTGAGTCAGTATTCAGATATAACATAAGGTATAAAGGTAAAAGAAATTCAGTATAATATAATGATAACCATGTTTCTGGACTGAAACAACCACAAGGCTGTTTGTCTGATTAACATGGCTATAAAGTGTTACTGGAAACTTAACTTAAAGAGGAACTTTCAAATCAAATGTGTTAACAGGTCTTACTGCTATGTGAAAATGTTGTATACagccttttgtggctccagagggGCTGCGTCCTCAAGTGATGTCAGTTGAGTCATGTTGGTTGGGGCTGAAGACTCCAAGTTAAAAAGAAGAGCTTACCAGATCTCTCTGCTTGGAACGAGTGGTGCAATGCTACTTTACCTGTGTCCCATGGCGTGAAAAgtgatttgagtttttttttttatgtgttcccccagcctgcctatgttcccccagtggctagaaatgagaatagggtgtaaaccgagccttggGTATCCTGCAGCCTTtgagaaatgaaagctcagatgggctgatctggaatctggcTCCTCATGAGGTCATAGGGGCAAAGTTACTTCCCCCTTCCTGCTTTGCCCGCccgagaatttggcccacccacgAGAGagaacatcatggctttcaaacgagcaaagtgaaAGTTGCAAGGacaccccccacctccccctcctcctcctcctcctcctcctcctcaaaagctacagactcagaaatggcacatactaaggaaagctcattgtggaactggctctagttgctgtaattctgcaccaaggtcGAATTTGTGGggaaaaacttcagatacagtattagggaccactaaggtctatataaaagcatccaagagCACCAGTTCATGGGACCTTTAGGACAACGAGAATCTCTGAACATTGTCGGCAGCCAGTTGCATAATGaacacaatgaaataaaaagacacatCCCAGTTCGGCAGTACCAATTTGATCCTTATTTAAAGTGTCCATTGTGACTCCAACAATGTTACATGAGCGCAATGCTAAATCTGTAGAAgaccttttaaatgtttttatttaggtAGCTGAAGAAGATGGTCTAGTAACGCATCATTTTGTTTGCATTCATCATTTTGTTGTATCATTAGTttatgaaaaagagagaaagttagTGCATTGAATGCATCTCTCTTTTCAGCTCCTGCTGCTGGCCATCAGAAGCTGGAGGTGACTCCTGTTGCCATTGGAGACCCAGGTAAGGAGGCGGCCAATGAACGTCCCACCACCCTGCGCACAGGTGGTGGGGCTTGTAGCATCGTCACGTTCTGGAGTGAAGGAGGGATGGCCATCCTGCCCAGCAGCAACCTCAAGGTGAGTGCGTTaggcttatttgttgtaaattgAACTTTTTGGTTCCTCCTGTTGTAGCCGCCAAAAAGCTACAGTTCCCTCACGCATCTCTTTAGAGAGGATTGAAGTTGTTTTTCACCGGATCAAAAtggaatttttttcttcttaaaactTTATGATTTTCTTGGTGGCTCCTTGGTAATGTCTCAATAATCTTTTTCCGCAGCAGTTAGATAACTCACATCATTGGAAACCCTCGTTCACAACATCTCCTTCAGCAAGATGACACTAACGAGGTGCACATCAGTCAATGTCGGAACAGGCaaatatttatgaaaaacaTATTACATCGATTATTGCTGTTATGATTGGGGTAAACCGAAAATTATTTGTGATTATCCGATTATACATAAAGTCATTTattaagtaaaaatacagaatattaATGTCAAATGCGAagatttgttacttttttctctttcatacTTTGGTAAATTGAACTTTTTTATATGTAGACTGTTGGTGAGTGGAACTACTACTAGATAAACCTAATGTGACGCATGTTTCTCACATGAAAAAGAGGGTGTGCTAGCACGGGAGCAGGTTAGGACATGGAAACACAACCGGCAACATTACATATTTCAAAATTGTCTGATACATTGTTTTGAGGGGAAAAATGGTTGAATAGACAAAACCCATTCATCACACATTAAGACATTTTAACAGATGGAGTGACGGTGTGTTGTAGTTCTGTGTGAGTGACGTGGGAACGCTGAGCACACTGATCACCCCAGCGACCACCGCAGCGCCACTGCACCAGCATCGAGACTTCTGGGAAAACCGCTGACGCAGAAATTGCTCTACAGACAAGCCAGGTAGAGTCATGGTTACATAAGGCTGTAGTAACGTCAGGGACTGAACACAAAATACTGCAGTTTAATGCCAATTTTAATGCCTTATCAAAATGAGATGCCTTGAAGCACCTTGGTTTTTGGTGTATCACATTTACATATAGCCCTTGTTGATGGATAAAACTTTTGTATGATAGAATAAAAGATCTGATTTCCTAGTGTATTGCCTGGTGTCATGGTAGTTAAAGGGGGCATATCATGAAAAACTCCTTTTCAGTGCTTGTGCACATACATTTGTGTATCCGAGTACCTACCAACCCACAAACTGAACTTGATGTCCGTTTTTTTGTGGCTgccttaaagctttagtgctaCTTTTGATTTTATGAGAGTCCACTACCGTTATGGTTGCcggtcacagaaggcttgtaacATTGAAAACTATCCAATTATTCATGGGGTagcagaaactacacactatagctttaatcaGAAAACTTGGGTTCAACAAGCCATTCAGATTTGGCTCCCCTTTGGGgggacctctagctcacccaagACTGTGTGCCCCATTTAGGCTGAGGCATTTTGCAGCATgtctcccccatctctctcccaccgaCCCCCATTTGAGTATCTCCACTCACAGCTTGAGAACTACTGCACCATATATTGTTTGCAAGCCATTTGGAGCAGCTGGGCTTTTTGGGAGTGGAGTTTAAAGAGGCAGGCTCTAAAACAGAGCGTTTCACACAGAGGGTGATACAGGTAAATTAAGACATCAgttgagaaaaaataaagtacttttttaacattaaagcatgtaaacatgttctagtacaaaCCCAAAATCAAGtataacctgaaaatgagcagtgATATTCTTCTTTAAGGATTGTTACTTTATCTACTGCTCACTGTTATTTGCAGTATTTCAATGATCACTTGAGCATAATTACTTGAAGCCGTCTCTTGTATGTCAGATGTGTCAGCCCCTGTCGGCTCCGTGAGAGGTGCAGCTGTGGAGCCAGAGAGGTTGGTGCCGGTCAAACCTGAAGTCCTGGTTGACTGGGacactgatccatgatcccagAGCTCAGAGGACTACACAGACGAGTTGGTCGAGAGACCATCATGATAAGTAAGCTGCTTCTCCTTTATGCTCACACATGCTTTATgctcacacttctcagcctcactggtaaagtctactccaaggtgctggaaggagggttcggccgatagtcaacctcggattgaagaggaacaatgcggattctgtcctggccgtggaacaacggatcagatctttactctcgcaaggatcctggaggggccTGGAGTATCCCAACCAGTCTaccatgtgttttgtggatctggatcCGGTCCCCCGGGAGAATTTGTGGGAGTGCGGCGAGAATATGgggggggtcccttctcaggccatccaatctctgtatgaccaagcgagagctgtgtccgggttctcggcagtagtcgacttgttccaggtgagggttggcctccgccaggctgcgctttgtcaccaatcctgtttgtaatattttggacaggatatcgaggcgtagtcggggcggggaggggttgcggttcggtgggctcgggatctcatcgctgctttttgcagatgatgtggtcctgatggcatcatcgtcTGTGACCTtcgcactcactggatcggttcacagccgagtgtgaagcggctgggatgaggatcagcacctctaaatctgaggccatggttctcagcggaaaccgatggagtgctttctccgggtagggattgagtccttacctcaagtgaagggttaagtaccttggggtcttgttcgcgagtgggggaccatggagcgtgagattggtcggagaatcgagCAGCCGGTGCgtgtattacattccgtttatcgcaccgttgtgatgaaaagagagctgagccagaaggcaaagctctcaatctaccggcaattttcgttcctaccctcacctgtggtcatgaaggctgggtcatggccgaaagaacgagatcaaggtacaagcggccgaaatgggtttcctcgaGGGGggtggcgtctcccttagagatagggtgagaactcagtcatccgagaggagctcgggatagagccgctgctccttcgcgttgaaaggagccatttgaggtggttcgggcatctggtaaggatgcctcctgggcgcctccctaggaggTTTTCCGGCACTCCACTGGAGGAGACCTCGGgaaaacccaggactaggtggaggattacatctccaacctggcctgggaacgccgggatcccccagtcggagctgttGATGTGCtcgaaagggaagtttggggtcccctactggagctgctgNNNNNNNNNNNNNNNNNNNNNNNNNcccccgcgacccgataccggataagcggatgaagatggatggatggatggatggatgcatctCTATATACACGTGTAAACACAATCATGCACACAATCTTTAACACTCtaaaatcaaacatttatttatgctCAATCACATATCCTGGCACACATACTGTTTAAAAGGCTGTTTTGGGGGGTTAATGAAACACAGAAATCACTTACTAAAAAATGTAGACAAAAAGGGCGCAAGGGAACTATAAAGTACAATAAAATCCTGCATTCTTGAAATGAATCCCATGATAATAGAAAATATGGAAAGAGACTAGAGTCCGGTGATGTGTTTCTACCTGAGGAACACTGTGCCTGTCCTCTCTGCACCTCAGGAGGAGTGTCGGGGTAGAGAAGGTGCCAGCAGGCGGGAGGGTCTCCTCCCTTAACCCGGATCACCTGAAGCCcatgaggaagaggaagaggaaggaatACCTGAGTCCCTCTGAGGAAGACTCTGACATCGAAGGCACGGTGGGACAGCATTGTTATTTCCCTTTAACATTCCAGAGATAGCCAGATGTTCTCATATCTGATGAGTTCAGTCAGATGAGCATGAATATGGCATATTGTTACTGAAAGTATTTTCCTTGAGTTCATTGGCTTTCTTCTTGCGTGTGATATCTGTTCCATGCTTTTTTAGGATGAGAAAATTGATGATTCTAAAGCAGACTGCAGACACATCAGAGGAGGTTGgatgaatcttttttttcatctttttttacatttgtctgttttatcATCTTTCATCcctttttgcacttttttgctcatttgtttgcagtatttgtttttcttccgtTCTTTCCCCATTACACACAGATGTAATGTCAAGTCATAATAACATATTCCTGACAACATAATGCAATTCCGTACAACAACACCACAAATTATGAAGTTGAACCAATGTCTCTCTGACACTATCAATATGGTGTGGGTTGTATTTATTATAGGGCTGCTGcattaaattgtgttttagtGTAAAGTCATTCAGCCTTGTATGTCTTTAAtacctttttcttttgtccttctCAACCTTTAAgtacttctttcttttcttcctttttttccccttaatgCGACGAATGGATGTGCTTTACATGAACATTTTACCTCAgaacttttatttaatttttttacagatCTTCAAACATTAGTCGCATAGGGAGTCTGTTTCCCTTCTCCTTCCTGACTTGTTTTTGGGTTTCTGTTCATTAAATTAATATCCTTTCCCGGTTTCCTTGCATACATGAATCAACTAACTACTTCACTTCTATTTTTGATGAAGCTGGGGACAGTAAGACAGAGCTGTGGACATGGACTCAATATCTGGAGGAAACCAAAGCTGTTGCTGCACCCAACAAGCTTTTCCAAGAGGTATGTTTGAGTTTAATAGTCAGACTGTAGTTTTCCGGATCAGCTACTGCCATGTTCACACAGGTTCACACAGTATACCCATGGTTTCTTAGTACTCTTTTTTGCTACTACTGCAGCTTTATCACAGGGCCAAATCTATCGCACTGGTGAAAAAATAATGCGGCATTGTTAAGGAAGGAAATGAGAAATGTTAATTTACCTGGTAGAAAGAGACGTATGCAGCTGAAGGCCAGACATTAATACATGGAGTGTGGGGTTCAGGGAGTTTCATTTAAAAGTCTAAACATTTTTACAACACAAACTTTTTCTTAAAGAGACTTTCTGTTCGATGAGAGTAGTATgagaatgataaaaaaaactctggaaTCTCCATTTGCTGTACTTTTATTTGTTCATTGTCCTGATTCAATTTTTCTCCATCCTATATTTTCACATCCTTTTTTTCAATCTCTGCAGTCTCTATTGAAATATTAGCTTTTTATTATCCCATGTGTCCAGACCCAGAGAGTGCCAACAGTGAAGAACGGTTTTAAGCAGGGGATGAAGCTGGAAGGCATAGACCCGCAGCATCCGTCCATGTACTTCGTTCTCACTGTGGCCGAGGTGAGCCAGACCACCATAGACATGCTCGATGGATTTAAATGGTCAGGCGGATTATTAAAACAACATCATAACTCACAGGCTGCATTGCATGCAGGTGAAGTTCAGCCCGGTGTTGCCTTCTCCAGCCTGCTTTCGTTTCTCTAATGTATGATGTCATCATTTAGGTCTGTGGATACCGGCTGCGGCTTCATTTTGACGGATACTCTGACTGCCATGACTTCTGGGTGAATGCCAACTCTCCGGACATCCACCCTACAGGCTGGTGTGAGAGCACGGGACACAAACTGCACACTCccaaaggtcagaggtcacaacACTCTGGACATATTGTTGAGAGTGAATAGAATCTAAAGAGAATAAGAGAGCACGGACAAATAAACATGCccttcatttacatttaacctagtctcgctttgccagacccttgTCCAAAGCGcgctggaggagggtctggctacttcacatagcattccgggatgagaggaaaacgtgctctggtttattggctatTTTTCAAACCAGTCACAATCAGCTTTGGCGGTGCTAAGTACCGGAGAaaagccacggtgccgctgcaaaataggctcAGAAGGAACTTGGTTCGGTGGAATAtatgtacgtttaaaagttattttagttgtgcaacagaaaactcagattggacagatagtctagctagctgtctggatttaccctgcagagatctgaggagcagttaaccatagtcctcataaatcgaccagcgtttaaaatgccaacacaaaggcaGCCCAAGGCAATGgctatccggcctaaatgagtgataTCCGGCTGATTTTCCTgaggcaacggagcaatcccagaagtggaacgtcaaggatatagactatgtTTAACCTAACATTTCATAGGATAAATCTTCAGACGCTTTGGGAAATACACTCATTCACTTTCACTTACcttgtccaaaggtaacaaaatccacctaccagaACCTCTAAAAGTCACTAATGAACTATTTCTTGGCCGGGCGCGGTAACATTCGGTAATCTCGACTGGTTGCTTGGCAACCTCACGTTGACAACGACATTCCAGGAAGTGGATGAGCCCAATTTTCTTTAtgtattaaacaaacaagatataaagTGTTAAGGCTGGTAGGTagattttgttacattttagaTTCAGGCTAATAGTTTCCCCGTCTCCAGTTTTTATAAAAAGCTATGCTAACCATCTGCTGcctgtagcttcatattaaacaaacaaatgtaagaGTAGTATAAGTCCTTATCACCTCTCTGCAGGAAAGCAAATAAGCTTAcggtatttcccaaaatgtcgaacaatgttttttttttttaccaagtaCGAGTCATTTCAAtcttctctctgtatctctgctCCTGCAGGCTGTAAAGAGGAAGAGTTTACCTGGACCAACTACCTGAAAATGACTAAAGCACAAGTGGCGTCCAAAGAACTCTTTGCCAGTCCTGGGAGGGTAACTGCTACTATATAATATACGGTAGTTGTATTATCTACAAGCATGAATGGATGAGGTGTATGATCTAGGGTTGGGAAAACTTCTATGGGAAGCAGTTATAAGACTGATTTCTTTTAAGCTATTTGcatcttctatctctctctgaaaacattttcactttAAGTAGAAAGTGATAGTTGCAGACCCATTGTGCCAAAGTCAGGCTGATGTCCTGTCTGATATTTGGTTAATATTTACAAttaatttgtactttttattaacatttatcAGCTAgtctgcagctctgtctgtctctacttCCTTATGTGCACTTTCTaatatttctgctttctgttaAGATCGATGTGAAGTGCAGTTTCGAGATAGGAATGAAGCTGGAGGCTGTAGACCGTATGAACCCCTCCCTCATCTGTGTAGCAACCGTCACTGACGTCGTGGACGACCGCTTCCTGGTTCATTTTGACAACTGGGATGACACATACGACTACTGGTAAGCTTTAAACACATTGGGGATGTAATGGGCTTTAGGAAATGACTGAAGAATGCTAGCACGTCCCTGTTAGATAGCACTGTATATGCCGGAAATTtaccaaaagaaccaagcagccTCGCCttattgcacaatccaaattctTGTCAaaatttgccattttcagcgtgtagcttgctagctcgcaggttgttgttgatgttgtttccCTTAGCAAAGAGACTTTAAGAAGGGTAACACAGAGATGACAGAGGGGGAGGGGCAAAGACAGGATGccaggctttatcctggaaatgtccTTCCGTTGCACCAGACTAGTCTGGACCAAATGAACCGAACTACAGGTTTAGTAAGGCTGCATTAATCTAAATGTGGCCATTAAGGGGAAGAACAACTCGACACCCATAGCATATATCACCATAAAGAGTTGTTATGGCTAAAATAGAAACAGTAGCATTCATTATGGAGTTGTGCTTTTGCTCACCTGATGAATATTCAATATAAGATATATAATGCTCTACTGCATTCACTACTGGCTAACCCTGTTGGTCTAATACAGTTTTTTCTTATATAGCATACAAGATTATATTCACGGTGTTGACAAGAGCTGCTACTGCTGGAAACTGGGTTAATAATGGTGCTGCAACTGAACCAGTTAAGATGTCATGAACCCAAAACAATCTCAAAGGATAGAGAGAGTTTAGTAGAGCTGTACAGTTGTGTGATAATTCTCTCTGGGTTTGTCATCATGAGTTATGCCTTTCATGTTACATTTAGTCATTTGAATCAGTGTTAGCACACATCTTAAAATAGGCATCACAAAAATCTACAGTTAAAGCTGTTTCAGCATCAAAGTTTTCTTACAATGAAACTATCAAACTGCTggacaatgttgtttttcaaaatatgcaGGTGTGATTCCAGCAGTCCGTACATTCACCCTATTGGCTGGTGCCAGGAGAGGGACCTCCCCCTAACACCACCCCAAGGTGACAAGTGTGTTCCATGTTAATCATTAATTAATGTTCGTAGTCATAACATGGGTCATTACCCTTAAAACAACTCTGCCCACTTATCGCTCTTGTTCTATTGTTCCTTCCTCTTCTGTTAAACTGTGATTCATTCAGTACACACTGTATGCGTGTagatatactataatatataatgtacCTGTTTCAATGGATTTTTGAACATGAACTTTAACATAATTACAAAGATTAGCACAAATAAGAAGAAGGTACAGAGGATGAATTGTTATGTTTGTatttactgacttttttttttgctgcaccaGATTACCCAGACCAGGGACAGTTCTCCTGGTCTAAGTACCTGGAGGAGACTGGTTCCAAGGCGGTGGCTGCTGATGCCTTTAAAGTGGTAAGAACAAAGACTGTATGTACAATTTTTGATCCAATGCACAGTATGATATGAAATGATTACACCTAACTGTAATGTGGCTCTGTGGTATGGGCTGGCAGGAAACCACAGCGACAGAGAAGGCAAAGCTATAGTTAAGAGACTAAAAATATCAAAGTAATTAAAAATCATGAGAAGCATGGTTTGTTACAGTCCTGGTCAAATCAGTTACAGTATATCATGGGTGTCATTACAGCTGACGGATCTTTAACAGTGCTGCGGTAAGTACATCAGGCACAGTTTAGGTGTTTATATATAACAGATTCTAATGCGAGTCCGGTTAAGGACTTTTTGTTTCATGTCATTTCCCTTTCACTCTCCTctcatttcctgtcatctcTCAACTGTAAATTTTCTGATAAAAGGCATAAAATGCCCCAAGTTAGACATTATGTTTGGTGCAAGTATAGCCAATGCTTTATGAAAAGTATATTTGACATGTGCGGTTGTTTAGCTGAACGTACAAGTTACTGTGTTTTCCCATCATCCTCTGCTCTGTCTCCAGCGTGCGCCGCACAGCTTCCAGCCTCAAATGAAACTGGAGGCTGTGGACAAGAGAAGTCCTGGTCTAATTAGAGTGGCTACAGTGGAGGAAGTCGAGACTCATCGCATTAAGGTATTactctgcatgtgtgttgtcAGCTTGTATAAATGTCTGAGGTAAGGTAGGTTAtgatattgtatgtgtgtgatattgtttaaaatgtttcttgAGCTCCCTCAAGTCCATTACAGCTTAGACCAAGTGTACTTGTCAGTTGTGGCCCTGGGCAAATAGTTTATAGAGCTTACATGTACTGATACTGTAATGCACATGGGaagtttgatccctggcccacTGAGTTTCCCCCAATGCTGCCCcatctgtgtgtaaatgtgtgtgagtgtttatctgatgagcatgtAGCAActtgtgtgaatggtgaatagttcctgtactatgtaaaaatgctttgagtagtcgatgagactagaaaagccctgtataaaaacagtccatttacatttacatctttcTAACCAACCCCGGACCCATTATACCATATTATAAGTTGAGCGGTGTGTATTATAagcgtgtgtgtgcatatacagtattatttcATTACTATTCCTCCTACAGGTCCATTATGACGGCTGGAGTCATGTCTATGATGAGTGGATGGACTCAGATCACCCCGACATCCACCCAGCAGGCTGGTGTGAGGCGACCAATCACCCGCTCAAAGTTCCCCCACGGGAGACCAAAACAATGCAGCCTCATGGTAGCAACCAGCACTTCAGTCAAAACTGGAAGTTGA from Etheostoma spectabile isolate EspeVRDwgs_2016 chromosome 7, UIUC_Espe_1.0, whole genome shotgun sequence includes the following:
- the l3mbtl1 gene encoding lethal(3)malignant brain tumor-like protein 1 isoform X4; translation: MTLNEFCVSDVGTLSTLITPATTSSATAPAVETSGKTADAEIALADKPDVSAPVGSVRGAAVEPERLVPVKPEVLVGLGQLIHDPRAQRTYTDELRRETINDKRSVGVEKVPAGGRVSSLNPDHLKPMRKRKRKEYLSPSEEDSDIEGTDEKIDDSKADCRHIRGAGDSKTELWTWTQYLEETKAVAAPNKLFQETQRVPTVKNGFKQGMKLEGIDPQHPSMYFVLTVAEVCGYRLRLHFDGYSDCHDFWVNANSPDIHPTGWCESTGHKLHTPKGCKEEEFTWTNYLKMTKAQVASKELFASPGRIDVKCSFEIGMKLEAVDRMNPSLICVATVTDVVDDRFLVHFDNWDDTYDYWCDSSSPYIHPIGWCQERDLPLTPPQDYPDQGQFSWSKYLEETGSKAVAADAFKVRAPHSFQPQMKLEAVDKRSPGLIRVATVEEVETHRIKVHYDGWSHVYDEWMDSDHPDIHPAGWCEATNHPLKVPPRETKTMQPHGSNQHFSQNCVRDPPAIGQSTYPSSVPCKPISHPRANKYSFHNRKCPTPGCDGSGHVTGRFTAHHCISGCPLAERNQGRLKAELSDSECKRTLFFGQRTKKTHYRGRIGRPPKYRKNQQRDYQVVSSEGVYPSLFMSALSSQSDRTLSLCWEQHCKLLPGVQGIHASQVAAWSVEEVFMFVQNLIGCEDQARLFKEEMIDGEAFLLLTQTDIVKIMSIKLGPALKISNAILMFKSTDEVLK